In the genome of Peromyscus eremicus chromosome 1, PerEre_H2_v1, whole genome shotgun sequence, the window TATTTCTGTTTTAGTTCAGATGCAATAAATTTGAATGAAAAAAGTACAAAACTTGTAACTGCTACAGTAAAATGGATATTGTATgaagaaatatttctgaaaacaGTACTATTTTCTCACAAAAGAACAACCTGTCTCATTCACCTCATTACAAGTCCAAGTTTCAACAACATTAAAACCCAAACTTAGAGTACAGTTTCACTTAGGAAGGTAAGAGGCTATAAGATTAGTTGTATGTTGATGTTTTATATAAAAAGAGAATCTttaagtttatatattttggggaaGAGACCGTATAATATTTATACCTGTGGTGAGATTATGGGTTTTGGGattcctgtctcaagaaaagcaCAACCTTGGAACTGTGAGTCATAGCTCACAACAAAGGGCCCCAAAGTAGGAAAACACATAGAAATGATTGCAGTAATGTTCACTAGCCACCAACCAGGGTTATATATGAGAGCAATGCAACCttgtaagatggaagagagggCATAAAAACCTATAAATGTTGACACCAGGGCAATTATGCGGTGGGTGGCTTTGGACTCAGGGGATGTTCTGGAGGAAACACTGGTGCTGCGGATATGCTGAACTCGTTGTTTGTGCCTATACAGAATGACAGCCATGGAGCTGCTGGACCAAACAATgatgacagaaaacaaaatttcaggaAGAACAAAAAACGTTGTATATAATGAGCTTCCAAGGTCATCATGACTTGATGTGGAGCAGTATTTCATGCCACGTTTATGGGTCAGATTATTGCTGTTCCCCGTGGTGTACATATACACAGGGAAAATCATATTTATTGACATGTAGTGAATCCAGCAGAAGGAAGTGAAAAGACCAATGTGCTTTGGAGCTTTGATTTTAAGACACAACCAAAAAGAATTCCCAGGGCTGATGGTGATGGCCTGGAAAACACTCAAGAAGCAGGTGGTGCCTATAGACATGCCTCTTCCTAATCTTTGAATATACAAAAGAAATTCACAGCTAAAATCATTGAGGAACTCTACCACCCCAAAAGCTCTCATTGTGTGGAGTAATCCTTTAGAAATAATGATCAAGGAGTTGGCTGTGAACATGTGTATAAGAATCAAATTTGTGGTCTTTAATGTCTGTTCAGTGCAGTAATGGATGAGATAGCAGGAAAGAATAGAGAAATTCCCAACAATTCCAACTGTACTCTGAAGTAAGAACATTATTCCTATTGTCAAGTCCTTGTGGTCCATTCTGTCATTTAAAACGTTTTCCTTAAACAGTTCCAAAAATCACTTCCCTAAGCAAAATAGTGAGTTGAAAATTTGAGACCTGGTTTTTGGTGTGGGAAAATCACATGTTCTCAAGACTTTAAAGATAATGTGGGCAACAAAACAGGACTCCAactcacaaaattattttgtcaacaatatttgtaaaaaatatttttccagtgAGACTTCTGATGTctttaattgtacatatttattgaAAGAAGTTGTAGAACTTTGCTTTAAAATGTCAATATTAGCAGTAAGTCCACGGTGCTGTTGCAGAAACAATGGCCAGTGagtacaaacaaaaaagatgttgggtttcaaattttaaaatcaaattctaATTACAAGTCATATTGAAGATAAAATGTCTTTAACCACTCTTGCAACATCATGAAGGAAACCCATGCATATCTCATCtgaaatttaaacataaaatgatTATTTAGCTCCACAATAATGAGGATATTTCTGTTCTTCTATTTTAGAATGTTtattatacaataaaaacagaattatgaAAAGAGCTATATATCATCAAGttttataaaaacagacataaacaTAGGCAGGCACACTTTTTCTCACAGATAAAGAACTGTGGAGTAAAGACACAGAAAACGTTTTGTGGCGAACTTTTAAATGGACAGTGGAATGAAAGTAATTGAATCACTTTTAtggaaatcaagaagaaaatgatCACACTTACTAAGGAATTAATGAATGAAGAATTCCAATAGTGCTAATGAAATCCAATATCTGGTGTGATTGTGAGGTaatggacatataggaaacaccagCTCTCCCTATGTTTTGGTATACTTCTAATCTCAAAGATGAAAAGAGAATGACCACTGATCCAAATCATCATGGGCAAATTAATGAAAGCAAGGAATTAAATAAACCAAGCTTTTTGTTTCATGTACACAGGCTGCCTCCCCATTATTTGGGTTTCTAGAGTTCATCTTTGAATGTGAGAAAGACAGATTTTTATAGCTCAGAGTGAGGTTTCTGATGGTAGGTTTGATGGGCAAAATAGTTGGGGTTACAGGAGGAGAACATACCCATAACAAGTTAGATGATTatccagcctgcctccatcttatgcttaaaagccatcttatgaTTCAGACAAACTAGGTTCAATCCTCTTTATGATTCAACTTTTGTTTCTCAAAGATTGGGCTATACTCCACCTACAATCATAACTATACATAGTCACGTACTGCTTTTTTTCAGGAAATAGCAACCTTGTATTTGTTTTGAAAAGTTATAACTATCTCCAAAGCCTACATTTGTTTGAAAATGTTCTTAAGACTGTCTTTTGTTATAGCTATCTTATGACCACTTTGCAATCATGTCTTTCTTTCTGAAGGCCATTTTGACTTATGCTTCTGTTATGCTTATGTTCTACTCCTGTAACCCCAACTGTTTTGCCTTCCAAATTCCCCTTTAGAAAATCTCAACCCCTGAGCTGCAAAACCCTTTTGTtcccaatagctgaggagcccccatggtactagactaggccctctcgataagtgagacagttgtctagcttgaactgtttaggggaccaccaggcagtgagactgggacctgtccttagtacatgagctggGGTTTTGGAACCTAATGCCTATGATGAgaaactttgctcagccttggtgcagggaggaggggcttggaactgcctcaactgaatatttcaggctctactgactccccaggggagagaCCTTTCCTTGGagaaggtaggaatggggggtgagttgggagggaaggctggggggggtgtgaggagggaggacaggggaatctgtggttgatatgtaaaatgaatagaaaatttcttaataaaaaaatagaatcccccccccccaaataaaaaaaaaacccttgtgtTCCTTATATCTAAGACTGGCCTGTGGAACCCTGACTTAGACAAAGGTAGCTTGTTTGTCGGAATAAAAATTGCTTGCTTTCCTTAATTTGACAATGATATTTTGGGTTATTGGTCCTTCTCCCATCTTTAGGATTAAAATTTGGAGGTCAAGACCCTAACACATATGGAAAAATTCAGAAACTGGACTCTTCAGGACCTCTCAGGAATCCTATAACCCaccaggactgaagagatgctcccaggaatccacacaTTAGACATATTCCAAAGCCCCTAATGCATTACTTCGGTGTGTTGGACTGTCTGAACAAAGGGCAGTATCATAAAAAACGAAAACAGCAAGtatcttttgtttttcatggAAGCCTACTATGGTAAGTCATAGGAACTTTCTAACTCTTCTAGTGATGCCTGGTTCTGTCTGCTCTTGTTCTCTGATACCCTGATCTAGTGAAAAGGGGGAGGGCATATCTGATGAGGTCCAACATTCACTCATCAAGGGCAACAAGGGAGACATTTCACAGTCCACCTAGTAATTTCTGGTTACTTAGGAGTTCGTTCAGAAGCACTGTTCCTTTTCTGACATGCCTTGGGATGCTGGGGATGCCCTTATGAGAATGAGGGACAAGAAATTATGGAGGCCTGGAACTTGAGCACACACTGTTAGGGTACTATGGTAGGCTATACACTGAGGAACACTGAGGACCTTTTGTAGTACAGGGAACCAAGTGATTGGATAGGCACAACATAGAATGCTAGGCATTACCCAGAACTgagacagaaataagaaaagcctGACCTGCTTCACCCAGGAAAGCCAAAACCTAAGAAGCCTCTGGTGGATTCCTAGTGCTTGGGTTGTGAAAGGAGGTGATTGAGAAAAAAAACCTCCTATTTCTTcaaaagctcttttttttttttttgaatggtgAAACTCTGGAAGACCCCAATAGTTGTTGTCATGGTCCCTGCTGATGTATTTAATTTGTTCTCACTGACTCCATGTCTTGTACATTTTGTGTATTGGTTTAGGTTTTGCTGTCTCTGTCCCTTGTATGCGTTTCtgtgttacacacatacatgggaGCCAGGCCAAGCTCTAGCTGCCATCACTCCCACACTACTAGGCTGAAGTAATTTAGACACCCTCCTCCACAGTATGCCACTCTAGGCAGCTTTGTGCATTCCACTGCCCCAGGACCAAGTCCTCTGTTGCATCTTGCCAAGGCTACTTCAATAATCAAGgtttaacatttttatattcaCTGGGTTCAGTTTTGCAATGATTCAGATGTCCCTTGAGATGGGTatgtgaaaatataattttatgttgtTCTGCTGTATTGAAAATGTGCTCCTGGAGTTGGATAGTTTCTGTCCTATGTCAGAGAAGCCATCTGACTTTGTGGCAGAAAACAAGGAAAACAGAGCAGCTAAAAAATTAGAATATTAGATTCATTTAGCTGTTTAAATTGTGCTAAGGTGTAAACCTCATTCCAAAATTTGTAAGACTATTACATGAGCTTTTTGTACctcagaatttatgtttttaatatgtagTTAAATTATGTAAAATCTGTAAAATAATTTGACTTAAAACTTCTAACACAGggctaatatttttaaagttacgtaggtaattttaaaattatgacctAACCCATCAATGTGTTTAGGTTTGGGCATGTCTCCAATATTACCTATTCCTGAGTGGGAAAATCCAAATATGGAAGTTTTTCTTAAGTTCCTTAACTTTAATTTATGTCCCTTGTCTATATCTGTCCTGGCAGAATTCCACCCAGCTGGTCAACACCATCTAGCAATCAACTAAAGACTACAAATTGCTCCAAAGATGATCTACATGGTGGAAGCCCTCAGAAGTTCTACAAAAATCAGAAAGCTCCAGACTTACTGAAAGCTGATGTAATTTAGTCCATTTGATGTAATTGCTCCTTGTCTCTTCAGTTGGGTCAACAAAGCAGATGCTTCTCATGAATACTCCATTGTCCTAACACCCTCTCCATCTTtgatgaatttttcatttttctctgggCCCAGACAATAGAACCCTAATTTCAGACAGAGGAAAATAGGTCACCCTTATTCTCAACAATGGGCTGGAATATTAGATATAAAGGAAATTCCCTGGAAAAGGGGACAAAACGGTTACCTATATTACTTTTGTTCTTTAAGTGCTAATCAAACAGGCATAATTTCTAAGTAGGCCATGCATCCATTGATACATTACATATTTTATCCACCCACACAGATAAATAATGCTAAGTACCTATCAAATAGTTGAGAGGAATATATAAGTCCAGGAGAGAATGATGAACAAGCTTGCCTACATATTAGGCTAAAAAGCCATCTTATAATAAAGGCAAACtcggttcattcctgtttatgatttaaCATCTGTTGCTTAAGGATAAGCTCCACCTTTAACCTTGATTACAAGTGGTTTTTATACTACTTGGGAAACAGTAACTATGTCTGTGTTTCAAAAAGTTATAACCATCTTGCAACATTAACTTTGTTTCAAAGATTTTTATGAATAACTGTTGTTATGACTACATTATGATCACTTTGTAATCATATCTTTGTTTCCTGAGGTCATTATGACTAACTTGGAATTCCTATGTTCTCCTCCTGTAAAGCCAACGATTTTGCCTGTCAAATCCCTCGTTTGGAATCCCGCTCCTCCTGTGCTATAAAATCCTTGTCCctaggaataggagaccatggtaaatgaagaccacatgagaataggaagaagcaaagtgctagagaggcccacagaaatccacaaagatacccccacaacagactgctggcaatggtcgtgagacagcctgaactgacctactctggtgatggaatggccaaacaccctaattgtcgagctagaaacctcatccaactaccgagggatctggatgcagagatccatgactaggccccgggtggatctctgggagtccaattagcgagaatgaggaggctttatatgagtgagaattgttgagaccaaggttggataaagcacagggacaaatagccaaacgaatggaaacacatgaaatatgaaccaatggctgaggggtcaccaactggatcaggccctctgagtgggtgagacagttgattggcctgatctgtttgggaggcatccaggcggtgggaccgggtcctgtgctcattgcatgagtcggctgtttgaaacctggggcctatgcagggtcgcttggctcggcctgggaggaggggactggacctacctggactgagtctaccaggttgatctcagtctgcggggaaggctttgccctggagaagatgggaatggatggcgggctggggggaaggtgaggggggcgggaggggggagaacaagggaatccatggctgatatgtagaactgaattgtattgcaaaataaaaattaaaaaaaaaaaaagaaaggaggctgagcaagccaagaggaacaagtcagtaagcagcagccctccatggcctcagcagcagctcttgcctccaaaaaaaaaaaaaaaaaaaaaaatccttgtccCTTTGCTTCCTTATTTCCAAGGCTGGACTCTTGAACCCCATCTCAGGAGGAGGTAGTctgaatacacaaataaaaattggtTACTTTAATCAttgcttgttttaattaattggGCCATGATGATTAGGTGGgttatcttcctgcttccttctttgGGAAAAACAGCACAGCATTCATCTTCCACACAGAAAATGGTGATCACATTGAAGGAAGCATTATGGAATTTGAACAGTTGGGTATAATAGAAGGAATACAAAGCTACACATCAGTCATCCCATTCTTGTGATTTTTGTTAAAGTCACAATTATGATGTAAAATTGAGCTTTAAATGTTAGACCTACCCATATGTCCTCTAATAGTACACAGTCTTAGCTGATATTCAGTTGATCTGTGCTCTGAAGCAGtgtaaatgaaagagaaagaaatttacaacgaacaaatacaaagaaagtgCAAATGTTCATAAATTACAATTGTATTTAGGAAAAGCAAAGCACAGATCAAGATTGATCCTGCCTCTTACAGGTTAATATAGATATGATTGCATGTTCCTGTAATACAACGTGGAAAAACAACACAGCTGGACACTATTATCAATGACATGATGTAGGGTTGTGACAAAGCCAATTGGAAACATTATATTTCTATGTCTTTGGTAAATGACTTCTCAAAGGCTCTCATTTTGTAATGTGGGTTGACTATAACTTTCTGCAGTCCTCTTGACTCAGACTCTGAATTCCtggcattaactctttttttttttttcaagacagtgtttctcggtgtagctttgtgcctttcctggaactcactctgtagaccaggctggcctcgaactcacagagatccgcctggctttgcctcccaagtgctgggattaaagacatgcgccaccactgcccggcggcaTTAACTCTTAAATAATGCATTGATTCTTAGATATTACACTGGAGAACTAATATTTAATGGAATAGTGTagcctaaatttttaattttttatagatTAGGGAGAAGGTTCAGTAGGAGTAGTATTGCCTTGGATATGTGTGGGCCTGTGTTGAGCCTCCACAGGTCAATAAAAATCCAGGTTTGGTAGTACACATCTGTCACCCACATACTGGAATGGAAAATAATGAAGATCTATGGGGCTCCCTTTCCATCCAGTCTAAAACATTCAGAGTGTTCCAGGCCACTTAAAGACATTGATTAAAAGTAttataataacatttttaaaatgtaaaatgtgtcAGAAGAAACCTGACATTattctctgaacacacacacacacacacacacacacacacacacacacacacacacagagaagaaattaaattatcattaatacatatttgaatgtttatattTACTAATCCCTTCATTAAGTAAACATATGGTAATAAATCAAGATTTTGGAAATACATTAAACTGTAAGATAGTCATAGAAACTGAAGTCTAAATTTGCACTGCATGTATTTCCCACTTCTGAATCAACTTTCCAGATATAATCACTTCCCAAGATTTCTCTTAGTAGCTGGATTTGCTTCTCAGACCAAATACAAACTACTCACTTGACTGATTCTCTGAGCAGAAATTTCTGGTCAGTGTACACTTCATAACATCTTGAAATTTCTGAAATGCAGCATCAAGGAGAGGGAAGCATCTTAACTGTGAAATAAAGGTCTGTGGCTGTGACCTCATGTCCCTTCTGAACTGCAGTTTTCATTTCACCTACAGAGGCAATGACAGCTCTTGCTTTGGGAGTCAACAACTTTCCACAAACTTTATTTGATAGGTAATTACCTATCTAAAAGCTGATCATGAAATTCTTGTCAGTGTCTCCAAAGAGACAATGTTTGAAGaggcttttaaaattcttatgATCCCTGAAGGACAATAGCAACAGAGGACCCAGAGAATATGAAGGTCTCATGTGTGGGAATATTGCAAAGAGATTTGTGTGTCCTACTCCTCTTCAGCCTTCTCTGTATTCTTCTCCACAAAGTGAAGTTGATTATCAGTGATGAGATTCCAGTACCTCCCAACCACACTTGCTCAATCTTAGTCAGAAATCCATGATGTCCAGCCAAGTGTCTGTATTAGGAAAAACACAATGTCATAATCAGCACTGAAAACGATTGCAATCTTTATAAAACTACTTACAAATCAAATGGAATTATGATAAGGAAATGTGCTAGGAAAAGTTAGAAATATCACCATGGCAACAACAGAAACTCTGAACACAGCCCACTTATCAAACAATTTACATGAAACTATCACGAATGAGATCAACTGTGTTCTTTAAATAGTACATAATACAAGGGTACATATTCATTACAAAAATCACTTAATCCAACTAGAACAATACACCATGAATTTTGAAGATAAATTTGGAACATTAAATTTTGCAAttagtgaagaaaaagaaaagttagagGCTTAACATTTCCTTTCTGGGTAGGAGAAATCcttttttgaatgttttaaaacaaCAGAGATATGAGATCTGTAAAGTCCACAGAAGACAATGTCCTTCTGATTTATCTGTGGGCGTTCATTGGCCACAACTCTGAGTTTAAGTAATTCACATCAATAAGTTACAGATATAGAAAACTGTTCTGTGCATGATCACTGTTTGTTACATGGGAAATGTATTGATCTGAAGGAGAAAGATCCTCCATTACCTCAGGAATATGAAGACTTGTTGCTCACTTGTTAACCCTGTTTGGGGCACATTGGATGGGGCATCCTTCCTGGAGAAAGTACTATACTGCAGAAGGATTTGATATTAACAGGCTTGTATATTCCAACTGgttgtctctgcttcctacttCAAATGTAAGCACTCAGCTTCTAGCTCCTGATGCCATGCCTTTTGCTTTCTGCTCTGCTGCCCAGCCTTGATGAACAGGCTATAAGGATACACAGGCCCAAACTTACTGTACCTAATGTcagttgtttccagttttagTGTCTTATtatagcaataggaaagtaactaatgtatAAATTGTTACCAGAGAGTGGGATGGTGCTGTGAAGACTCTGACCATCTTTGTTTTTGGAGGAATGTGAAAAAGTTTGGAACTTTGGATTAGAGAAGCAGTTGAGGactgtaagcagagcttaatggacCTCTCAACTTGCTATCTGGAAAAGTTTTTTACAGAGAGCAAAGTGAACTTTGAAAACTGGCTTAAGAGATTCCAGAATAAATCAGGGAGTTTAACATCAACTGtgttaaaaatcatttttgtgaCATATGACAAACTTTATGGTTATTTATTGCCACATCCTGAGAGTTTATATGATGCGGAATTTTAGAGTGAATGGTTAATTTATTTTGCCCAGGAAATTTAAATACAGAATAACACTGACTCCACAGAATCCTAATTACTGATAACTCTTATGCTGgcctacaggaaaaacagcacATTGGGCAGAATGAAATACAAAGGGTATGGTTTGGAAAGTCCAAGAATACAAGGAAGATTAATGCTCCAGCCATAGGAATTGCCTAAAATAGATGCTGTAATTTTAACACCATTAGAAGGGGTATCCTGATCCTTAGATGACCTGTGAGAAGGGTGTTCTTAGGGAAAAAAGCCCTAACAAGCTGATATTCCTGGATGTCAAAGGAGAAAGCTTGAGGTGTTGCTTGCTCATAAAATGTAATTCCATTAAAATACCAAAGATGTTGCAATGAGGTTGATGGTGTTAAGGGTGTGTCTTAAGCTGGATGTCTGATATGGTATTGTCTCACTTGTAGTACTGTCTTTGGAGGCCTGGCAAATGCAGGAGCAAGTGGGTCACTGAGTCTTTCTATTGAAGTTTGAGAGCCTCTGAAGATGTGAAGTGTGTATCATAGAGTCCCTGGGATGCCATGAGAATCCATTCCCTATAGCTGTGAGAGTGGAGGCCATATTGTAACATATAACACAGGATGTTCAACATGTCAGATTGTTGAGATACTGAGCAAACAGAGACACATATGAAGAGTAGAAATAACCATAGACAGATATGTGTGTTGTGTTAAAAAATTGTAGGTGTGTAGTGATCTAAGCCCTTTCACCCTAAAGTCCCAGACACTAAATATGAAGCTacagactgtggtgatatattatgtatgcTAATAAATGTTGCCTGAAGATCAgtgaagcagagcaagccacagccatcacCTCTTACCAcaccaaatcctcagcctgaaagagcctcaGCCAATAGGCTTCTAGCTGAATGAGCTTCCTTACCTGAAAAAGCTTCTGTTgtaaaagcctttagttcctgtctccacccaggcACTAAAGACatttgtgcttcccaagtactgggactaacggtgtgtgccaccactgcctgcttctgtttctttcctagaccgAGTcactctcatgtagtccagggtgactttgaactcacagaaattcagatggatctctgcctcctgaatgctaggatttaaggtgtgtgccaccactgcaaagcctctatgtttaatctagtggcttgttctattctctgatattcaggtaaattttattagggtacacaacatattaCCACAACAGGTTTTGGTGATATCACTgctgtgtttttgtgtttctttgatgCAGTATTTTCTTGCCATGTGCCCATTTCATTCTGGAAACTGgaatgtgtagatgtaaccaaccgtcttattaaataagaaacacagagctgattcagagaagaaagccaagaggtcagagctaagagcctcatcCTTCCTgattcagtgatcctcttcagccaagagagctcttcaaaagagacctacttcctgtgtgtatgtctttatatagtctagctgttctgccttctcattggttgtaaacccaaacacgtgactgcctcatcactgcctgtatgtactgccctccaggtccttaaaggcgtgcgccaccgccgccacgcacttgctatggctctaatagctctgacccccaggcaactttatttattaacatacaattaaaatcacatttcagtacaagtaaaataccaccacaggaatgCATATTCTCTACCAGTCTGTATTAGAAGCATTAATGAGTTTTGCTTGTAAAGGGGGGATCAGACTTAAGAAATTGCCTTGAGTATCAGAAGAAATATtagatgtttgatttttaattatgttaacaTCTGTAAAGTTGTGCATAATGAATTTTGTATTATAAAACATCCATGGACCTGTGGAGAAGAAAAGTAGTCTAGTGGTTTGACAGATAAATGTGTTGTATGGGCTGAGGCATGTGAACACTTGGTTCTTGTTGACTGTGATCTGTAAGGAGTGTGTGAAACATTTCAGTAGTGTGCCCTCTATGGAGTGAGTATTTACTAGGGTTAGGTTGTGAGAATTTATAACACtatcacattttcatttccaTTCTTTGCTTCCTGTGTGGATACCAGTGTGATCTCTTGGCCTCCTATCTGGACCATGCCTCTTCCTCCTTTATGCTCACTCCCTCTGCAACCATTAGCCCAAATGAAACATTTCTTTTATAAGTGAGTTTCATCATGGTATTTTACTATAGTGACAAAACGTTACCTGTACAAACATGCTGCTCTCCTCCCCAAATCCCTTTATTTTACTATGGTCATTTGTGTTCACTGTTAATTTTACTCATCTTAGCCCAGTTGATATTACTTGTatggtttaaataaaatttccccGCATATCCAgagtttgaatacttggttccaaACTGATGGAATCATTTAAGGAGGATCTAGAGATTTTGGAAGATAGAATCTGCCTGGAAGAAGTAGAATTTGTAGGCAGGTCTTTGTAGGAAGCGTCTTGAATATTCAGTGTTTGGAAATTAGTGAATAGACTTAAAATCTAAAAATTTAAGGTGCACCCTCTGCCACTAAACAAACTTCCATGTTGAAAGGTTGAAGCTAATAGAGACTCAGTGAGCTAGATTCTGAAGAAGGATCCCTTCTGTTCATCTTGCTGCCCTCAGTTCCCAGATCTCCCTGAGATTCAATAATTCACTAAAATAAGTTGGAAAAAGAATATTGTATTTATGGTTACAGCTAATCACAGTAAAGATATCTTGATTAAAATAAGCTAAAGAATGAAGCCAATGAAGGAGGATTCTGAGAAGAACATATTTATGTTTTGTGAGTTAAAGTTTCTTGTCCTGGTAGACACGTGATATACCAATGAGCTAACTCTTGGAAAGCAATTTCAATGGGAGGGGAAAACACCACACAGCAATAGGATTgtagaataaatgaagaaatctTTAGCATTTAAAATTGCAAGAACAGAAGTGTGCCAGTAGAGGGGCCTGCTTGGGTGTCCCCCTATCAGGGGTCATACCAGTAAAGAGGAATTACACTCCCTCTCCCAACAGCTATCAAATTCTGAAGCTCCTCAGCTAGATGTGCAAATTCATGCCCACTTTTCCCAGTCTACTTTGGAATTGCTTCAAGCTTGAGCTTGTAATGTCTTCCTTAAGCTGTCACTTGATATATTTCACATATTCATATGGCCATTTATCTGTAAAACATTGTTTCCTTGGTGGCATCAAAAGCCTCTCTCTGATAATCTTTCCACTCACACTTTAGAGAAAATTGTTAAGTCTAAGTGGGCATATTTGATATGTATGTCCCAATTATGGTTCAGTACTCTGTAGTTCTTATTCTTTGAACATTCATCACTTGGTGGGAGACCCTAGGTTAATTGCCATGCACTTCAAAAAGTCATGTAGAAAGATTAAGAGAGATTgtgacatacttttttttttagcattaagTCATTAGAAATCACTGCAATATCTCCATTTAGCAGAATGCTAACATTAGTTTCTCTCAATGTGACATATCTAGCTAGTTGATGAGATTGGTTCTGGTGATGTATCTGTCTTTGAAACATTATTTCTTCCTGTAAGTAAGTGCTCATCCAATACAACTCTTTGATTCACTA includes:
- the LOC131903992 gene encoding vomeronasal type-1 receptor 4-like, translated to MDHKDLTIGIMFLLQSTVGIVGNFSILSCYLIHYCTEQTLKTTNLILIHMFTANSLIIISKGLLHTMRAFGVVEFLNDFSCEFLLYIQRLGRGMSIGTTCFLSVFQAITISPGNSFWLCLKIKAPKHIGLFTSFCWIHYMSINMIFPVYMYTTGNSNNLTHKRGMKYCSTSSHDDLGSSLYTTFFVLPEILFSVIIVWSSSSMAVILYRHKQRVQHIRSTSVSSRTSPESKATHRIIALVSTFIGFYALSSILQGCIALIYNPGWWLVNITAIISMCFPTLGPFVVSYDSQFQGCAFLETGIPKPIISPQV